The genomic window GCTCGTCTGCTACGTGGCGTCGCTCTACCTGCTGAGTCTTTGCCTGCGCACCATTCCCATCGGAATCGCTTATGCCACCTGGTCGGCACTCGGCATCGCTCTCATTACAATAAGTGGCATCTTCTTTTTCAAGCAGATGCCCGATTTGGGAGCCATCGTAGGGCTCATCCTGATTGTTTCCGGCGTTGCCGTGCTGAATCTATTTTCGAAGATGGATATCCACTAGACTTCTGTCTAGTCCATCATCAATTCTTCGTATGTGATTTTTCCGTCACGATAGTCCTTGCACTTGCCTAGCATATTTTCATAGGCGCGCTTCCGGGACTCTTCTGTCACATTCTTTTTGACCGATTTTTCCACCTGAACCATGCGACTCCCATTGCACTTGGTCTCGGATTTGACGACATCTCCATAAATTTCCTTATCAAGAATGTCTTCGTCCTCGTCGTCATCGTCATCAGTGTTCATATAAGCCTTGCAAGTGGCTTCTGTGCCCAAGTCCATTTCCATGGTGCTGTTCGTAACCATCGAGTCCCCTTCAAAGGTCACATCGCCCTTCGTAAGGAATTCGGCTCCGGCAAAGTTCCCGGTCATGCTTATCTTCCAGAAGTTATCCGTCAACTCACCATCACAAACCACGGCGGCGTCGTTCTTGGATACATCCATTTTCGACATGAAATCAATCATCGCCAGCAGTTCTTCCTTGGTCAAACCTGATTCCGCAAGAATCTCGTTCAACGTCTCGGAAGGAATCGCTTCGACCACTTTGTCAAAGCCCGAAGTCGGGACCCATTCTTCGTAGATGCAGGTCCATTGCACATTCTGGCCTAAGTAGACAGCCGACTGCACATCGCCATCTTGGCATACTCCATTGTTTAAAATTTCAGAGAACTTTCTCCCAGAATCATCTGTATCACCCATCTTCGCTTCAAATGCCCTGAGAAGTCTCAACTGTTCCGGAGTCATCATTTCATTGAGATTGATGCTGGAACCGTCGTTTGTATGATTTATTTCTTCGTTATTAGAACCATTTACGTGGGTTTCGCCTTCATCGGAAGCACCTTCACTGGAATTGGATGTTTTTTTCGTGTCGGAAGCTTGTTGTTCCAAGCCCGAATCGGGTTGATCAATTGCACTTTCACTCGGCTTGGTTGACGACGAACCGCTGTCGCAAGCGGTCAAGGCGAAAGATACCGCAAATGCGGTTGCCAAAAATTTGAATTTCATAACAGGCCTCCTATGACATCCCATCTACCGGAAATATACATTTTCCCCGGTAAAACGAGAATCACTAGGAGTGGTGGGTAGCACTTTTATGATGTTCTTGCAACCAGGCTTCGAAAGATTCCATGCTTTTTTCTTTCCTGTACCCTACAAAAGGTTTTTCCTGGTGGAACTTTGTTTTCCAGCAAACATAAGCGAACGCAAGGATAGCAAGGCCCGCGATGCAGAACAACTTGATGTATTCCATTTCCATTTGTATTCCCCCAAAAATCACTCTTCCCCAACAACTCCCCTAAAATAGATTATCCGCTTCGCCAATGTCAATAAAATAAGGTTTTCTTTTGCTCCCCTATTTTCGTTTTTTTTCTTACGATTTATTACCCTGCTTTTTTAGCGCAAAAAACGCAAAAAACACTAGGGCTGAGCGAATTCAAAAAGCGTGATTCCTGGGAGTTTGCCCTTGCGGGATATGAGATATTCTTGGAGAGGTTGCTCCACGACCTTCTTCCGAACCATCGAGGCATGGCGCAACCGTGGTTTTTCGCCGGGGCGCAAGATGACAAAACCTGTGTGGGTCACATCTATTTTTTCAGATTTGCCGACGAACGCAATCCCTGCGACCATCATGGGCCCTTTATACGCCTTTCTCGACCAATCCAGAGCCTTGGAGTACGGCAAGTAACGCAGGTCCATCATCGGGTCGGCGGCGGGTTTGCCATCCACCAAATACTTGAGCCTTTTGGATGCAAAGAATTCGTTCTTGGGTATCTTGCGGACAATGGAGGTATCACCGGGCATGGGCAACACCCTAGCAAACTTTCCTTCGCCCACCCAATCCATCATCATGTAATGTTTGCGGGTCGTAAAACCGATTTTGCCGTCTTTATAACGGATGCGCTGGAGTTGCGAAAACAAGGAATCTTCGTCCGGGGCGGTTGCAAGCGCAAGCACATGCTCCACAAAAGTCACGCAATCCACGGAATCGAGGTAGACAAGAGGCTTGTTCTCGATAGAATCCAGGTAGCTTTCACCCATGGGGCCAAAGCTGTAGGGCCTACCCATGAGGAGCCTGGAAAAATGGTCCAGTCGTTCGAAAAGCCCGCGCACATTCTGCGCATCCAGCCACATCTGCTTCATCTCCATCAGGGAGGCGTAATTGTCGTTCGTCGCCTTGACAATACGAATCCAGAGCGAGTCGAGTACGGCCTTGCTGGCGGCATCGGTGTTGCCGCCCGTCTCGTTCAGGTACATGGCAACCGCGAGTGTGTCGCCGTCCATCGGGAACACATAACCCACCAAGGCATGAGCCTCGGCAATGAACCCGGTCTTGAAACGGGTGAGCCACGGGTATTCCAATTCGAGCATGCGCTTGCCGCCCGTGCCCACGCGGGGTCCGGCAAAACTGTTGATGTAGTAGCGGCCCTTCGAATGGCGGGCCATGGCACGCAGGAGTTTTGTCTCCGTCGAGGGTTTGAGCTTGTTCTTGGGAGAAAGCCCGCAACCATCCCAAACCTCGAAATCGTCGGGACTGATTCCCATCTCGATAAGGAACCGGCGTTCGGCGGCACGGCCAGCATCAACGCTGCCCTCGCCCAAAACTTGCGCCCCCATGTTCCTGAAAATCGTCTCGGCATGTAGATTCTGGCTGCGCTGGTTGATTTCGTCAAGCAAGCTCAGGAGCGGAGCCGAAGAATACGTGAAACTCTTGATTGCAATGCCCGAAGGGATGGCGTGGTCTTCGACGAACACGATGCCCTCGTCGGCCAGTGCGTGCATAAACGCCGCACGGAAGAACCCCACCGGATTGCGTACAGGCAACACCATCTGCGCGGAATCCACGCCCACGCCAATTTCACCACCGATGGTAATTTCGGGCTTGACCGGGTCCATCGCGTACGTCCACTTGCGGCGTTTGCCCTTCGCAGTCGTGAGCCTGTTGTTGATGACGACATAGCCCACATCGGGAACGACCGAGACAATACCGGCATCGCCCGGTTTTGCACCCGGCTTGACGCGCACCACCACGCAGTTATCGTTGAAGTCGAGCGGAGCAATTTCGGCACCGTACCAGGCATCGTAAAAATTCTTGCGCCAGTGTTCGGCCTTCCACGGGCCCTTGTAATACGACGTGTCCAAATCGAGGTGGCCCCTGATGGTGTCAATCCCCATAGCCCGCAACGAATCCACCATGGCATAAAGCATGTGGAACGGGTCTGCATAGTAGCGCCCAGAAATGTTCGGGTCGCCTTCGCCACGAATTCCAAGCGCCCCGGAGAACGTCTTTCCCTTCACGCTGCCGTTGAGCCTCAGGACTGTCTTAGGAGCATAGTCCAACGGCAAAAAATGCAACGCAGCAGCCGTGGTAAGCGTCTTGAGCGTACTTGCCGGAGTGAATTTTTCTGTACCGCGGATGTTCGCGATTTCATTGCCGCTCCGCACGGAGCGCACCGAAAGCCCGTACCTCGCCCCAGGAACCATGGAATCCACATAGGCCTGGAATTCGGAAATGTCTATCGCCGAAAACGAGTCCACCGAAAGGGCAAGAACGGCGACGCAGGTGCCAAGAATCGTGCGGGCTTTTCGGAAAAACATCACTTCGCCAATCTCAGGAAATCATCAAAATAGCTGGGATAAGTCTTGTTCACGCAAGCGGGATCCATAATCTTGATAGGAACTCCGCCCAGAGCGACCAGGCTGAAGCACATCGCCATGCGGTGATCGTTGTACGTCTCGATCGTTGCGCCAAGCAACTGCTGCGGAGGCGTAATCAAGATGCTGTCGGAAGTCTCGCGGACCTCGGCACCCACTTTGCGCAGTTCCGCTGCGATGGCGGCAATGCGGTCCGTCTCCTTCACGCGCCAGCTCGCAATGCCGCGAATGTTCGTGGCACCTTTCGCAAACAGCGCAAGCACGGCGACCGTCATGGCGGCATCCGGAATATCGTTCAAGTCCAGTTCCATCCCGTGAAGTTCACAACCGGATCCATCACATTCAATCCAGTCGGGGCCGAGTTCAACCTTCGCACCCATCTTGCGGAGGACATCCGTGAAACCGACATCCCCCTGGATACTGTCGCGGCCCACGCCGAGCACGCGCACCTTGCCTTTTGCAATGGCAGCGGCGGCAAGCGGGTAGCTCGCCGAGCTGGCGTCGCCTTCCACGTAATAATCGCCGGGAGAGCGGTACACGCCCTTGGGCACATAGAAATCGGTCAGGCCGTCATGCTTCACATCGATGCCGAATCGGCGCATCACGTCGAGCGTGAGCAAAATGTACGGAGCCGAAATGAGTTCGCCATCCACGTGAATGTGCAACGGGGTTTCGCAGTACGGGGCGCAAATGAGGAGCGCGGTCAAGTACTGGCTCGAAATATTGCCACGGACACTGACATCACCGCCCTTCAAACCGTGCGCATGGATTCGCACCGGCGGGTAGCCTTCGCTTTCTTCGTAAGAGATATCGGCGCCGATAGACCTGAGTGCATCCACCAAGTCGCGGATGGGGCGTTCTTTCATGCGCTCTTCGCCATGGAGCAAGACGCTTCCCTCTCCAAGCGTCAACGCGGCACACAAGGAGCGCATGGCCGTGCCTGCATTGCCAAGGAACAAATCCTGCACTTGCGGCGCAATGTTTATCGGGGCACCGCTGCCCACGACATACGCCTTGGAAAAATCGTCGGTAAAGACAATATCGCCCCCCAGTTTGCAAAGGGCATCGCCCATGTAGCGGGTATCGTCGCTCTTGAGCAGGTTATGCAGGCGAGTGTTCCCCTCGGCCAAAGCCGATATCAAAAGGACTCGGTTCGTGATGCTCTTGGAGCCCGGCAAATACACTTCGCCGTTATAGGAGTGCAAGGCCGGCAATTGAAGGAAACTAGGGCGAAACTGAAAATCTTCCATGATTTAAAATTATACATTATTATCGTAACGTTAAAAGATTATGGGATAAAATGGAACAAGGAATTACGACTAAAAGTTTCGAGGTCCGGTTTTCAGACTGCGACCACCATAGCCGCCTTAAGCTGTCGAACCTGTTTCTCTTTATGGAAGAAACCGCTATCGCCGATGCCGAAAGGAACGGGTTCGGTCTCTGGAAAATGATGAAGGCTGGGTACACCACCGTCATCACTCGCATGAAGGTACGCATTTTGCACACGCCCGTCTGGGGCGAAAAGCTCACCATTTCCACCTGGGCCAAGGAATTCTATAAAGACAAAGTATGCCTCAAGGACTACTCCATCC from uncultured Fibrobacter sp. includes these protein-coding regions:
- a CDS encoding multidrug efflux SMR transporter — encoded protein: MLNYVFLILAIVAEAAGTTLLKMSEQFTKLIPSIASLVCYVASLYLLSLCLRTIPIGIAYATWSALGIALITISGIFFFKQMPDLGAIVGLILIVSGVAVLNLFSKMDIH
- the dacB gene encoding D-alanyl-D-alanine carboxypeptidase/D-alanyl-D-alanine-endopeptidase; the protein is MFFRKARTILGTCVAVLALSVDSFSAIDISEFQAYVDSMVPGARYGLSVRSVRSGNEIANIRGTEKFTPASTLKTLTTAAALHFLPLDYAPKTVLRLNGSVKGKTFSGALGIRGEGDPNISGRYYADPFHMLYAMVDSLRAMGIDTIRGHLDLDTSYYKGPWKAEHWRKNFYDAWYGAEIAPLDFNDNCVVVRVKPGAKPGDAGIVSVVPDVGYVVINNRLTTAKGKRRKWTYAMDPVKPEITIGGEIGVGVDSAQMVLPVRNPVGFFRAAFMHALADEGIVFVEDHAIPSGIAIKSFTYSSAPLLSLLDEINQRSQNLHAETIFRNMGAQVLGEGSVDAGRAAERRFLIEMGISPDDFEVWDGCGLSPKNKLKPSTETKLLRAMARHSKGRYYINSFAGPRVGTGGKRMLELEYPWLTRFKTGFIAEAHALVGYVFPMDGDTLAVAMYLNETGGNTDAASKAVLDSLWIRIVKATNDNYASLMEMKQMWLDAQNVRGLFERLDHFSRLLMGRPYSFGPMGESYLDSIENKPLVYLDSVDCVTFVEHVLALATAPDEDSLFSQLQRIRYKDGKIGFTTRKHYMMMDWVGEGKFARVLPMPGDTSIVRKIPKNEFFASKRLKYLVDGKPAADPMMDLRYLPYSKALDWSRKAYKGPMMVAGIAFVGKSEKIDVTHTGFVILRPGEKPRLRHASMVRKKVVEQPLQEYLISRKGKLPGITLFEFAQP
- the aroA gene encoding 3-phosphoshikimate 1-carboxyvinyltransferase; the protein is MEDFQFRPSFLQLPALHSYNGEVYLPGSKSITNRVLLISALAEGNTRLHNLLKSDDTRYMGDALCKLGGDIVFTDDFSKAYVVGSGAPINIAPQVQDLFLGNAGTAMRSLCAALTLGEGSVLLHGEERMKERPIRDLVDALRSIGADISYEESEGYPPVRIHAHGLKGGDVSVRGNISSQYLTALLICAPYCETPLHIHVDGELISAPYILLTLDVMRRFGIDVKHDGLTDFYVPKGVYRSPGDYYVEGDASSASYPLAAAAIAKGKVRVLGVGRDSIQGDVGFTDVLRKMGAKVELGPDWIECDGSGCELHGMELDLNDIPDAAMTVAVLALFAKGATNIRGIASWRVKETDRIAAIAAELRKVGAEVRETSDSILITPPQQLLGATIETYNDHRMAMCFSLVALGGVPIKIMDPACVNKTYPSYFDDFLRLAK